ACAGCTCTTAGAAGCCAAAGCAAGTCTGAGCGTGGCCCAGACTCGGCACGCTCTGCAGTTGCAGCAGGCCAAGGCCCAGATGAACAGCATGGTGCCAAAGAAACAGTTTGAGCAGCTGCAGACCAGCTTGAGAGAGGAACAGTGCAAGGCTCAGCAGCTCCAGGAAAACCTCCACCAGCAGGCTGAGCAGACATGCAGGCAGCTGGTGAGGACCCAGGTAAGCAGGGAATTGTGGGAACTCAGTCAAGGGTACCGAGGAGGGAGTGCTGCCAGCCTGGAAGGCAGCTATGGAGAAAGCCACCAGGGATTTGGGTGAAGATTCTATATATCAAGATCCCACGTGGAAAATACACCTGATCTTCAAATTCAGCTGCAATTTGCATTCCCCGTGAACACAGTCACCACCCTGCACTCAAACAGGAACCCTTCCCACTCTAATCCATCTACCCCAGGCCAGATACCTTTTGCCTAGAGGAGCGGGAGTTATCTGGGGAGACACTCTGTTGGCtcaggctggggaaagaaagTTTGAGCCCTCTACGTGGAGATGTAGCGTGCACAGAGCGGTGTGGTTTTATGTCTAGGGCACTGGGCAACAgggtgttgtgtttttttgagtTTGTCCTTTGTTTCAGGACACTCTGATTCAATGGAACTAACCTGGGCAAAGATGTTACAttataacaataaaataatataaaattataagaaattaaaatgaggaGACACAAAAGCTGCATCTAAGGAAACTATGTCTCTCCCTGGGCTTTTCTGGACATGGCTGAGAGAGGGGAGGCCATTGGCTTGTTTTTATAGAAAACATTGCTGGGAAGTCTGTGCCTTGTCTTAAAACCAGTTGGTGCTGACCTAGGGAAGGTTGTACTGCTCTGGACACTTGTGCCACTGCTCTTCCCATCCTGCACCACCTCCTCTGATCCCCCCATGCTCTCCTTCAGGGAGTGTGAAGGTCTGTGAGCGGGTCCCTGGGGAAATGCATGGTCCAGGATTGCGAGGGGCCAGGTGAGTGCTGGGACAAGCCAATGCTAGGCTTTGTTGCCCGCTGCAGGAGGAACACgagcgtctgctgcaggcaGCGGTGGAACAGGCAGAGGTGCTGGAGGACAATCTGAGGAGTGCCGAAGCTGTGATAGCAGAAAGGGCAGCTCAACTCAAAGATGCACAGGTGAGTGCAAGAGGGGTTAGTGCTTCAAatccctgcctggctgggacCCCGGCGTGGGGATGCTGAACCTTAAGCCTCCTGTCCCTGCTGTAGGCCCAACTCTCCAGGAACAAACTGCTGATCGAAGACCTCCGTGAAGAGAACAGGGGGTTTGCAATGGCCCTGCAGGCGGCTGAGCTGAAGCAGAAGAGCACTGAGGAGAAGAACCAGCTGTTGGAGGAGCAAGCCTCAGCTCTGAAGCAGATCATCGGACAAATCACGCCAGCATCTCTGAGTGGGTGATGGGGCACCTGCTGTGGCAGCCCTGCCCCTGGTCCTGGCCGGGGTTTGTCAGGTGCAAAAAGGGAGGTATGGCTGGGTTAGGAAATCAGCCTTGTTCTCCCTGGTCTTGCCAGGATTTTCCTGAGTAGGAAGTAGAAAATGGAGAACCCAGAGTCCTTTAAGGAAATTGGTCCTGTGGACAGCTGGAATTTTCCTACTGAAAGCACCAGCTTTGGTGCCTTTCTCAGTGGCAGAGTGTGCCGCTGTAAGTCAGGTCTGTTTCAGGGCAGCCATCCCACAGGAGCTGCATGCACTCTGGCAACATGTTTGGTGGTGGTGTGGATGCTCCCTCTCTGCAGAGGGTTGCTGTTGGGGCCATGTTGTTACGGCTGGAAAGCCAGGCCAGGGGGGCTTGCAGGCTCCTGCATCTGGCTCACTCTGAGCAGGAAAGCTGTGTTGTGGCATTAAAACGTTTGCAATATTACAGCACCTCCTGCCATCTCCAGTCTGCTCTGTATTTCAGTAGCCTCCCCCAACTGTTGCTGAACTTTTATTCCCTACAGCTCCTCTTGGGCTCTAGGAGACTCTGGCCCTCCTAAAGCCTGAGCCTAGGATCCAAACCAACCTATTGTCAGATTGTTGCCTTGGCGGTGAGGACAGAGGGCTTGAGGGAAGAGCCTTCTTTCAACTTGAGCTTCCAAGGCTTGGGGCAGGGTTGGTGACCCCTACTCAGCACTGTACTTCTTCAAAGGAGACCAGGAGACATGGTAAGTGAACTGCATCATCTTGCCTTCCTTGTTGGCCTTCACACGCTGGCAGTGAGTACTGCTCTTGCCAAAATAAGTTGTCTAAAATACCACAAAGGCAAGCATTCACATTAGCAAATACCATATTTATTGATCTGACCAGGGTGTTACCCTCTGCATGGAGGATGCATTGTTGTCATGgttcccctgccctgctctgtgcagagcagagggtATTTACCTGGGGGCTGTGGTTGCCACTAGCTGTGCAAGGACTCCTACAATTTTGGGGGCTCTGGAGACTACTGTACAAGAGAGACTAGACAAGCCTGGCTGGATCAGGGTAGCAAAGCAGAGGCTGGACAAAGTCAATACAAAGAAGGTGGCTTAAAAATACCTCAAGCTGTTGTTGAAGAACAAAAGGGGATAAACTGGCTGTGAGCTAAAACTCAGCCACTGCCTTTAAAGTCCCAGCCTGCCAGGGCAGAGGGTTCCCTGGCCCTGGGATAGTGCCAGGAGATGGCTGGAGGCTGTGGCTGAGGAGGCCTCCTTGGTCTAGGTATGCTTTTTCTGCCCCGGTGGATGACAGCTGAGGatcctccttctttccttggGGGCAGCCCGGATTACAAGAGCCATCAGGGAAGCCCCACAGAGGGTGTGGGCTAGCTCAGGGGGGGTTCCTTGGCTGGAGCTGGGAGAGCAATGCAGTAACATCCTGGGCATTTATCCTGTTCCTGTATTCTTCCCTAAGTATTTGCTTTTTGGCTCCCGTCAGTGATGGGGGCTAGGCAAACCTCTAGTCTTACCTAGAGCTTATGTTTTTGGAAGTGTTCTCTCTCAGCCACTACTCAAGAATGAGCAGCTCCATTAGGAAAACCAGAGAGAACAGCTCTTCAGCCttgctctggttttgtgttAACTGGAATTCTTAAAACCCTCTGCTCCCTTTCCCACCCCATACTCCAGATAGTCCCTAGGCCCTGCCAGACCAGTGCTCTGGGGGAAGGAGACTCTTCACAGAGGGACAGAGGCACAGCCCAAGAGTGCTGGAGAAACCCTTGTCTAGGCCATGACCCAGACTGCAGTGCTAATTCATTCAGCACCTTAAGAAACATTTATAGGCCTCTGTCTAATCCTAGATAGAAGCTTGTGCAGCCTTATCTGACACTTGGAGGAGCAGCTCCACTGAGACACCTAAATAGCCAGTTGAGCATCACCTTGCAGGGTCAAGATGGGTTGGACCAGAGAGCCAGGTCAGAGTGTTTAACTAACACAACATTAACTCTTTAAAAACACTAAACTGAAGTCTGAAGCAGTTCTTTATTTTGCAACCGTGGAGCTCTCCAGCCAGTTGGTCTCTTACTCCCACATGCACGGTGTGAACAAAGAACCACtccaaacaaaaatgcattcaCAAAACCTGCTTGTAGCTGTGGGGCTTGGATGCCTCCCCCCAACCCCTGCTTAGTGCCACCTCCCACTATGCTGGATTCCCAGGATCAATACATTACCAGTATACACCCTTTGGTCATGAAGAGCTGGCCAATGTGGTTTGCATACTTTATAAACTCAGGGCTGATCTTCGTGTTGGGTATGAAAGGCCATTAAGAGGAGTGCCAGGGTGCCCACTGCAGAAATGCCGAGGTGTCTGAAGTCTGGCACACACCAGACTTCAATCACCGTTGTGGGCAGGCCACCAAGCAAGAGTTGTCCCTCCTGTCCTGCACGCTTACAACAGAATGTGCTCGAGGACTCCTTGTCTGATTAACTGCTCGCATTTCCAGCGGGGTAAAAAGTgctgcacagaaacacaaacaaatttGCCTTGAAACCCAGGTAGACTGGATTTGTTGCTGCACACAACCAGCTCTGTTTGTTGTGCTGTATGCCCGCTACATTGTGGTACCAGATCAGGCAGTCCTGGGCCACGCAGACTGCTTGCAGCATATGCAAGGACCTGTGTGTGCTGACATGCTGCAAAGCTGGGATAAGCAGGGGGATGTCATGGGagtgaaagggaaggaagagaacagACCACACTCTTGTCATGGGTACCTGGCTATTTTTCTTCAACAGGACAGTGGTACCATCATTGATCTCAAATTCTCCATAGTCTCTTAAGCACCGCACCTGCAAAGCGGAAACGCAGCTCTCAGATAATCAGATCTCCCATAGACATCTCTGCTGACTTACAACACATGCCCCAGAACTCTTTAAGTATGGACACACTCCTACCCGCCTGCTGGAGCCTCAATATAGAGCAGACCTGGAAATGCAGAACTGGACCGATCCCACGGTCTGTGGACTCTACCTgatgttttcttcctgcctctgcctggaGCAAGAAGCACCAGCAAGCAGACCAGCCCAGCCCTCCACAGATACTAGAGGAAGAGGAGCACAAGAGACCGGgtctggggagcagcagcagcatttccagGAGAACCACCCCACACATAGACCAGAAAATGCCAATCCTTTAACAGCAAAACTATCTTAAGGAGCAGGTTGATTGTTACTACATgttcttttgaagaaaacatcGGAACAGAGCACTTCAGCTACTGACTCTGATTTCTCACATGCTCTTGCTTTGTTGTATCAGTTGTGTAAAATGATTTATAGTCTCATCTATCAGAGtccatttaaaataacaacaaagaaaactaGTTAACAATCCTTAACATGGGAACAAGGTTTCTAGCTGATCTGAGAGTTCGTTAAGTTTctgcaaaatgctgcagaaacttCTCATTGGGATTCAGACCACTCACCCCATCACACCAGTTCCCTGCAGACTAGAAATGCCATCTTTCAACATACTTTGAGCCCTCGGTAGAAGAGGGAGTAAAATGCTGTCAGGCAGAGTGTAAGGAGTAAAAGTGTGAAGAGTAAAATGTAGAAGCTTGTGGAAGCTGTGGTGCTTTCGAAGGCTTTGCTCAGTGCCCTTCTGACTTGAGATGGGGGTGAaattctccaaaaaaaaaaaaaaaaagatgtttgggCAAAATGTTTGTTCACAGACAGAAACCACCGATCTTGCACACACTTACTTCGATGTACAGGCTTTTAGGAGGTTTTATGTCCTGTGTAAGGTCcagcccctcctctcctcctacTGACCTCATGTAGGTAGCCAGAGACTTTTTGTACCGATTGAACCACTCCACCTGCGGACATTAACAGAGATCCCTCAGGCAAAGCCAAACAGCTAATGCTGAGAGACAGGTCCCTGATGAGTGAGATCTAGTTTATTTGTGCTGTCAGACCACTGTTCCCAAACATGTTTGTGCCAGCCAAAGGTGAACGCAAGCTCTTCTAAAGGGAAAAACTGCCCTAGAGGCAGAGCAGTCTGGGTTCAGGGTAGGACACATGCTGCTAATGTTAGCAGCTTGGTACGTTGGTCTAGAGATGGCATTTGAGAGCCGCGTGTGAAGACTTAGTTCTGCTGGCTGCAAGTCTGATCTAGTGAAGGCTACTGATCCTTAAAAGTGGCAAGCATTGCCTGCACTCAGTATCCATTTGGATTATACCCATAgacaatgaataaataaatcagtattTACAGAAAGGCACATTAAATGTCATGTTTATAGTGGGGGAAGAGAAGTCTACCCTATTTTGACTCTACTAAATAGATAATCCATCAGGAGGAATAAGGGGAAAGAGGGGAAGAGTTTTGGACAAGGCTGACTCACTTCCTCAGCTGCCATGTGAAACTGGATGGTGTTTGGCAGGACGCTGCCGTACTCCCACCTTAGTGCTCGGATCCGCAGCAACCGGTCGTATCTGGGGGAAGAAACAAGGGACAAAACTAGCATCTTTGCTGAGGGGAGTGCTGGCAATAGCCCCAGGCAACACTGATACCCCAGTCCACCCTCAAAGCAGAGAGTGCAAACTTGGGTCATTCCACCCATCTTCCTTTAAAGGATGTGATTTTTGGCCTaatcagtaattaaaatttttaaagagcAGGAGGAAACAGGGCCTTCTCTTTGTGCTGGTGTCTGGTGGTACagacagccctgctgctgccctgctacTGCACCTTGCCCAGGAACCCCCCGCTTGGGCCGGGAGTCCCAACCCCCAGCGCTTGGGCAGCCTGTCTTTTGGGGGCTGCGCCCCTGTGCCGGTGGGGGTGAACCGACGCTCGGTGCCCCCCGCCGGGCCGTGGcagcccccgcctccccccgccgcaCTCACAGGTAGGCCAGGATGCAGCGCTGGTTTCGGAGCAGGGAGCAGTGCCGAAACCGGATGAGGAAAATCAGGTCCGTCCGTCCCGACTTCGCTTCGAACCTGAAGGACAAGGAGCCGCGTTACAGAAGTGCGGGCCGGCTGGGGGCACCGCCGGGGCTCTGCACTCACACGTCCGCCTGGTTCCGCTCGTACAGCGCCCGCATCTCCTCCAGCGCCTGCCGCAGCCCGTCCGCCTGCAAGACCGGACGCAGCCAGTGAGCGCGGCCCGCCACCAGGgcccgtcccgtcccgccccggtcccggtccctctccccccggccccgctcacaCGGAAGGGCGGGAGGTGCCCACCGGCGGCGCGGTGTAGCTCCCGCACCAGCCCCACCGCGCGCTCTCCCGCCATGCCGCCGCGCCGCGCGCGCGGGAAACCCGGCCGCTCCGCAGCCAATGgagggcgggggcggggccgcgcctCCCGCGGGCCACACCCGCCGCCGTTACGCGCAGCGGCTTGGGTCCGATCTCGGCGCCGGTGCTGCCGCAGCCGGTGACGGGGGTTTCGCGCACCTGGGGACTGCAAACCCGGGCGGCAGCGCCAGAGCAGCCCTCCTCCCCGGCCGGGGGAGGCCGCGGGGGAGCTTATCTCTGCGCGGCCCGGCGCCTCACACCAGCGAAACCCGCGGTGCCGGGCCCTCCCCGAGCACCCCTGTCCCAGCAGGGCGGGCAGCGCTGCCACCACCTCGGCACCCAGCCGAGCGCCAGGGCCCGTGTCCTGGCTTGGAGACCCCCAcggggctgggcagagggaagTGCCAACCCTGCACCGGAGCGGGACAAGCCCAACTCATCCCCTCTTCTCATCCACCCCCGTCTTGAGGCGTATTTTGAAATTtcacttttcctgtttctgactttttttttgcctctcacCCCGAGGGAACCCCTCTAGGCGAGGAGTGACAGGAGCAGCAACTGGAGGGCCCGAGCTTGGCCTTGGCTTGGAGCAGAGTTACCCTGTGCTAGGTCAGGTCTGCTGCTGACAAGCCCCGtacccatccccatccccgggGGATAATGTCCTCTTGGCACACCCGGGGATGTACAAGCCCCTGCAGAGGGACCTCATGCAACGTGAGCTGTGCCAGCAGAGCCAAGGACATGGCAGGTTAAAGTGAGGGGAACCAGGGTGAGGGGGCTCCAGCATCAGGACGCTGCGAGAAGCCCACTGAAAGCCGTGGGgtctcttcctctcctgccaGCTGGGGCTGAGCCTGTGACTTCCAGATGGTGCCTTCTGGCAGCGGCGATGAGGGCAGGGAATGGGGGCATTACCACAGGCACTTTTGGGGTCACACTGAGAGCCACTGCGTGGGTAAGgcaaaaattagcattttttacCCCTCACTTGAACAAAAAACCGGGGGTGCCTGTAGCAAAACTACTTTCACTCTTCCTCGTTTTGGTCTTCTCTGGgctgctgcacagagctgtctctctgacAACCTCCTCCCTGTACTACCCCAGCCCTTTCTGGTGCATCTCCCttttgccagcagcagccttcAAACCTGAAGCTTGCCAAAActaaagggaggaaaagaaaaaaagtgaggtGTGTTTCTGGATGGGACAGGAAATTTTTAGCACTCAAAGCCCTGGAAAAGGGAATCAATAACCCAGGGAACCACGGCTTGTTCTGCTTCAAGAATTCACTTCCCTGACCGTGTGTTTCTATGGTTACTAGACATAAAAAATGACCAGCGTCTCATACAGCACAGCTACACAGCGACCGACAAAACCTGGAGGACTGGGGAGGGCACAGTGGGGCTTTTACACTGCAATTGAGACACCTCAGTACAGTTTTGTGTGCCTGAAACATTTGTGCTGCTTGTGTTCAGGATGATGTGGCACCTGTACAACTGAGCAGGGATCATGGCTGGCTGTGGCAAGAGTGTTTTAATGCTCTCAACAACTGTTTTATTTGGCATTTGAGGCATGGAGGGAAAATGCCCAGAAATACGCCAGTCAGCTGAGAGCTGGAGATGCGCTTCTGGGGGTCTGTTCCCCAAACAGACCTGTTTCTTGGCCACATGGTGCTGCAGCCAAGAGACGCAGCAGTTGTGGCGGGGGGGGTGCACACAAGAGAGGTGACACAGCAGAGCTCATGAACCCCACTGCCGGGGGCGTTGGGTCacctcttcacagaatcacagaatggttggggttggaagggacctctggagatcatccagtccaaccccctgccaaagcagggtcccCTAGAGCATGCTGCACAGGGTCGcttccaggcgggttttgaatatctccagagaaggaaactccacaacctccctgggcagcctgttccagtgctctgtcaccctcaaagtaaagaagtttttcctcatattgagatggaacttcccgtgtttcagtttgtgcccgttgccgCTTATCCtctcactgggcaccactgagaagagtctggtcccatcctcttgacacctggccctgaggtatttgtaagtattgataagatcccccctcagtcttctcttctgcagaagaagaagaacagacccagctccctcagcctctcctcataagagagatgcttcagtcctctgatcatctttgtagccctccgctggactctctccagtagttccttgtctttcttgaactggggggggcccagaactgcacacagtactccaggtgtggcctcaccagggcagtgtagaggggcaggataacctccctcgaccttctggccacactcttcttaacgcaccccaggataccattggcgttcttggccacaagggcacattgttggctcatggtgaacttgggtccaccagaactcccaggtccttctcagcagaactgctttgcACCTCTTGTCCTTGTGCTGCAACCAAAACAGATTTGTGCCTACCTTGTACTGCTTCTTTCACCAGTGCAGTGTGTTTTCCAAAGGATCGGACCTGTAGGTGGTATGCTGGTGTCTAGATGGGGAGCACATTGCTGCTAGCCAGTCCTGGAGTAACGTGATCCCATGGCTGGAAACCAaagctagaaaaaaaccccatgcgCAGCTTCAGCAGATGCTGTAGGAGCAGCTGTCGTGGGGGATTTTGCACAACATGTCAGGACGGGATGTTGGTCTTCAGAGTCGTGCTGCAGCTGTGGGGTTAATGAACAGACAAGATGCGGGTTTATGGCCGGGGTGTCATGCAAGAGGGCAGACGGCACAGTCTTGGGGTGCCGTCGtgtgaggagaaaaaagcaCCTTGGAGCCAGGATTAGTAAGCAGcatctctcccctctcttctcctggctgtCTGGCTGTGGGAGGGACAAtctgccctctccctccccacccaacCCACGGCATGGCAGAGGTGTGGGCCTGAAGAAGCCGCTCTAAGCGCCTGGTCCCCAGAGGGCTGTCACTACATCGCACTTGGCTTGTCATTAATCATTGTGTTCAGCAGTGATAATGGCCCATCTGAGCCAGAGAAGACAATAGCAATAAACATACATCCCTAATTCCAACTGTAGCTGCTGAAAATTCGTTGTTGCATCTTGCTGAGGGATAGAAATGTAACTGAGCCTTGATTGAAAAATTAAGGGGAAGCTGCCTTATCTTACTCCTTTGCCAAATTAAAAAAGCCTCGTAcataaaaatagacaaaatgAATGAAGAATTTACAAACATCTATATTTTGTGTTAGGAAATGTGATAAAATTAGGAAAACAGCTGAAGACACTGATTTATACAACTCTGACTATTTCAGGCAATGAGAGGTTTACATATCACAGTTTAACAGGATAAAAGGTCTCCCACAAAATACATAGATGACAGACATCTCATCTGAATTTGACATAACACAGCCTCAAGTACATATGTAATGTGATGAACAGTGCCAGGTCATTCCCCAGTTAGGTAACATACAACCTCTTGAATAAGGCAATTCAAATATAACTCTTAATTCAAATCACAACATACCCAGGCAGCATGCAGGGAAAAGTCATTTATTTTGTACATTGGAATGACACAACTTGCAACATGTTTCCATTTTATGTAGTTAGAGCAACAGGATATAAACCATtcaaataatatatatatgtctctctctctcaagtCAACAGTTGTCTTTACTGGAATAAAGATTATCTGGTTttggtaaaaataaaactatttgaaTTCACTAATTAACAAAATGCACAGTGATCAGAAATCCAATTCTTCTCTTCCCCGGCTCACTTGTGTTTCCCTGTGATGCAGCAGCTATGTAACCCCAGATTCAGAGAGCTCATTGCACAGAGGAACAAAACTTCCCCAGCGCGTGGTTCCCATGGCTGCAGGCTGTGACGCCTGGTTGCATGACACCCGTGGCTGATGGGCGGCGATGCTCCCGTCACACCCGTACGCACCTCACGGCTCGGAAACTGCATTTCACCTCTCCATTTCTGGGTGCTTGTCCAGTAATGCATTTACTTACACATGTGCCTGACCTTCGGTGTGTCAATAGTGGAATTGCACACGGAAGCCCGTGCGCTGGAACAGGGCCCTCATTTCTTTATTACCAATTAATTCCTCTGGATCTTTATGACCAAGAGATTTAAGAAACTGCGAATCTGctcaggagcaaaaaaaaaacaaaaaccaaacctgagCCAAAAATCTTTCTGATATGGTGGAGCCTAACGCATGTGGCTGAGGATGTATTTCCACTGCAACAGACTGGGGGATCACAGAAGATAATGAAGGCTTTTCCTAGCATTGAAAAGTTCTttcaagaagaagaaacaaagaagggaaataagatttttccctattaaaaaaagatttgtaaTTTCTGAACAGACTAATCTGGGCAGCTTCTCCCTGGTAAAGGGCTGTACATCCTCCTGTTTAACTACGCAGTTAAACAGACCTGCAGGGACTGATCCTCTTGCTAAGCTATCACGTCCCACAATGGCTCACTCTCCTCTGCCCCCATCCCCATGCGGGCAAGGGGACAGATCTGGACATCAGTGGGATTACTTCTGACACTGGGTCGGGGTTGCTGTAGGCAAATGGCTTTGGAGGGGGCCAGACCTCATCAGGCTGAAGCCCTGCAAAACCCTGAGCGAGGGTTACCCACTTGCCACAGGGCATATTAAGGGCTAATAAAGATATCGTGCTTATAAATAATGAAGAGGCAGAAGTTACCTGTGAGGGGGCGGGTGATGTCCAAATGCCCCGAGCCTGCAAATGGATGGTTGAGAGATTTCTCTCCTTCACATGAGGtacacagcagcagccacagccgcAGCCAAGACCTTCCTGCTAGAGAATCATCCCAGGCTTCGAAACCCATCTGCCCATGAGAGGAACTACAGGACAGACCGGATTGTCAGAGTGGTTGTTACTGGATTCCCATTTATCACCATTATAAAGTTGTCTTGTGCCTCCCTACTACTCTATTTACTGCTCCGgtaaaaaaatcattagcatATTTCTTTGCCCTTCAAGAtacaaaaaagcaaatcttcaaAAGGTAGTGGGGAGAAAGGTGCTTTCCAATGACATTCAgagcaaaaagagagaaacgACATTTTACAGATCATTAGAGAGCTATCTTTGGcagaatatttcaaataaattatttttacaaatattttctgcagtcgtatatttattttgaatagtTCACTTTCAGCTATAGGGTTACTGGTTCACTACTCTCTATTCATAGGAAAACaccacaaatataaaaatatatgagCTCAGCACAATTTTTAGGCTACCACAACTGTCTCCAATGATTTCAAAAGTTGTAGATCGATACCACAGAAGATATGAAACAGATTTCCGAAGAGCGTGTGTCAGGTTAGAAGATCACAGCTCGTTGCTGTTGTTAAAACGCGCTGGGGAGGGCGGCTGATGCCATTGCACGGGATCAGCACGGAAATGGGTCGGAGAAGCCGGATGCTCAGAGCCAGTCTCTGCCACCGCCGGACATGCCCCCGCGGGGAATCGTCTCTCTCTGACCATAAGGCTTAGAGATGTCACGCTGGGTGGTGGCTGAAGGGTTTCCACCCTGGACgggagaggagggaagcaggTGGGTGATGCCAGGCTCGCTGCGCTGAGAGTTTCTGACAAAGCGGTACCCAGTCCTGTGCTTGACCCCCAGGAGGGAGATCAAGT
This region of Nyctibius grandis isolate bNycGra1 chromosome 1, bNycGra1.pri, whole genome shotgun sequence genomic DNA includes:
- the LOC137667326 gene encoding ninein-like protein encodes the protein METELLQQQLKASQEKLLEAKASLSVAQTRHALQLQQAKAQMNSMVPKKQFEQLQTSLREEQCKAQQLQENLHQQAEQTCRQLVRTQEEHERLLQAAVEQAEVLEDNLRSAEAVIAERAAQLKDAQAQLSRNKLLIEDLREENRGFAMALQAAELKQKSTEEKNQLLEEQASALKQIIGQITPASLSG
- the GINS1 gene encoding DNA replication complex GINS protein PSF1, whose protein sequence is MAGERAVGLVRELHRAAGGHLPPFRADGLRQALEEMRALYERNQADVFEAKSGRTDLIFLIRFRHCSLLRNQRCILAYLYDRLLRIRALRWEYGSVLPNTIQFHMAAEEVEWFNRYKKSLATYMRSVGGEEGLDLTQDIKPPKSLYIEVRCLRDYGEFEINDGTTVLLKKNSQHFLPRWKCEQLIRQGVLEHILL